The Dreissena polymorpha isolate Duluth1 chromosome 10, UMN_Dpol_1.0, whole genome shotgun sequence genome includes a region encoding these proteins:
- the LOC127847918 gene encoding uncharacterized protein LOC127847918: MPLVNTGMSEVSISPSRELDGEERNSTHYYEILPELVDSDVSNDKAGDSEKMATEMTRYESMLRKKANETSQALTALGDASSSRKKDNEAPQYLTLLGDASLTIKKDNETSQYLTALGDASLTRKKDNETSQYLTPLRDASLTRKKDNETSQYLTVLGDASLTRKKDNETSQYLTVLGDASLTRKKDNETSQYLTVLGDASLTRKKDNETSEYLAVLGDASLTRERDNETSQYLTVLDDASLTRKKDNETSQYLTVLGDASLTRKKDNETSQYLTVLGDASLTRKKDDETSQYLIVLGDANLTRKKDNETSEYLAVLGDASLTREKDNETSQYLTVLDDASLTRKKDNETSQYLTVLGDASLTRKTDDETSQNLTVLGDASLTRKKDDETSQYLTVLGDASLTRKKDNETPQNLTVLGDASLTRKKDDETSQYLTVLGDASLTRKKDNETSQ, from the exons ATGCCATTAGTAAATACTGGTATGTCGGAAGTTAGTATTTCGCCTTCACGCGAACTTGATGGTGAGGAAAGAAATAGTACTCACTATTATGAAATACTACCAGAGCTAGTGGACTCAGATGTTTCCAACG ACAAAGCCGGAGATTCGGAGAAAATGGC AACTGAAATGACTCGCTATGAGAGCATGCTTCGAAAGAAAGCCAACGAGACATCACAGGCCCTCACCGCATTAGGCGATGCAAGTTCGAGTAGAAAGAAAGACAACGAGGCACCACAGTACCTCACCTTATTAGGCGATGCCAGTTTGACTATAAAGAAAGACAATGAGACATCACAGTACCTCACAGCATTAGGCGATGCAAGTTTGACTAGAAAGAAAGACAATGAGACATCACAGTACCTCACCCCATTACGCGATGCAAGTTTGACTAGAAAGAAAGACAACGAGACATCACAGTACCTCACCGTATTAGGCGATGCAAGTTTGACTAGAAAGAAAGACAACGAGACATCACAGTAC CTCACCGTATTAGGCGATGCAAGTTTGACTAGAAAGAAAGACAACGAGACATCACAGTACCTCACCGTATTAGGCGATGCAAGTTTGACTAGAAAGAAAGACAACGAGACATCAGAGTACCTCGCCGTATTAGGCGATGCAAGTTTGACAAGAGAGAGAGACAACGAGACATCACAGTACCTAACCGTATTAGACGATGCAAGTTTGACTAGAAAGAAAGACAACGAGACATCACAGTACCTCACCGTATTAGGCGATGCAAGTTTGACTAGAAAAAAAGACAACGAGACATCGCAGTACCTCACCGTATTAGGCGATGCAAGTTTGACTAGAAAGAAAGACGACGAGACATCACAGTACCTCATTGTATTAGGCGATGCCAATTTGACTAGAAAGAAAGACAACGAGACATCAGAGTACCTCGCCGTATTAGGCGATGCAAGTTTGACAAGAGAGAAAGACAACGAGACATCACAGTACCTAACCGTATTAGACGATGCAAGTTTGACTAGAAAGAAAGACAACGAGACATCACAGTACCTCACCGTATTAGGCGATGCAAGTTTGACTAGAAAGACAGACGACGAGACATCACAGAACCTTACCGTATTAGGCGATGCAAGTTTGACTAGAAAGAAAGACGACGAGACATCACAGTACCTTACCGTATTAGGCGATGCAAGTTTGACTAGAAAGAAAGACAACGAGACACCACAGAACCTCACCGTATTAGGCGATGCAAGTTTGACTAGAAAGAAAGACGACGAGACGTCACAGTACCTCACCGTATTAGGCGATGCAAGTTTGACAAGAAAGAAAGACAACGAGACATCACAGTAA